The genomic window TCATTAGCAGACAACACCATCTTTTTTAATAAAGACATTAGCCATAGTATTTGCAAAACAATTATAGACCGATGCGAGCCACAGCAGCATAGCAACTTGCAACTATCCGCAACTGCAGGCACACTGGAAGCCCGAGCCGGAATAAAATTCTTTTATGGCGTACCTGTACTCAACGAAAAAGGTAAGGTGTTTGCCACACTCTGCACCTACTCTAAAGAGTTAAGCTATATGGAGGAAGAAAAACTAATCCATATCAATACCATAAAATCACTCATTGAAGAAGACATATTTTATTCACACAAGGAATTATCTCCAACCATCAATCACCCGGCCGACCTGCCAAGTAATGACCAGAAATTGCAACACTTCTTGCGCTTTTCGCCAGTAGGCATCTTTTATTACAACAAGCAACTTATTATTAGTGGCCTAAACGATAGATTTGCCGAAATGCTTAAAGTAAATGCAGCCACCATAGTGGGAATGGACATGCACGACATTTACGATAAAAGGGTGCTTCCCGCCATACTCAATGCCTTATTGGGCATTGAAAGCGAATATGAAGGCGAATACCATACTACATCCAGTAATACCAGTATCACTATTTTATTGAAAACGGCTCCGGTGTATGCAGGAGAAAAGATAGTTGGTGGCATAGGCGTGCTGCAAGATATATCCGTAAAGACCAACATAGCTAAAGCCTTGGCAAAAAGTGAAAACAAATATAGAGAACTGGTTGAAAAAATAAACGATGTTATTTATTCCATCGACACCAATGGCATTTTCACCTACGTAAGCCCCGTTGCTAAGCTTTTAACAGGTTATACGCCCGAAGAACTAAGCGGTCATGATCTTGCTGAATTTATACACAAGGATGACAACCTTATATATAACAATGCCATTAAAGAAGTAAAACTGGGTTCAACGATTCAGTCGGAAATAAGAATTAAAGGAAAAAGCGGATCTTATACCTGGATACGAAATTCGATGCGTCCCATCTATAACGAAAACGGTGCTTTTGCGGGTATACACGGCATAGCTCAGGATATTGAACAAACAAAGCTTGCCGAAAGAGATCTGATTGCTGCAAAGGAAAAAGCAGAAGAAAGTGACCGCCTTAAGTCATCGTTTTTGGCCAACATGTCGCACGAAATAAGGACGCCTATGAATGGTATCATCGGTTTTTCGGAGCTACTATCCTCAAAAACCATTAATCCAGCAGAACGCGAATACTACACCTCAATTATTGTAAAGAGCGGACATCAGTTACTGGATATCATTAACGACGTTCTGGAAATATCCAAAATAGAAACAGGACAGATCAATATTAACAACACAGATGTAAACATCAATTATCTGATCGACGTGCTGTACTCCTTTTTCAGAAGAAAGGCGGAGGACAAAAACTTGCAATTGAACACTTTTAAAGCATCTGAACAAAGTGCGTTTTATATAACAACTGATGAGGGTAAACTAAGGCAGATTTTAAATAACCTGCTAAGTAATGCCATTAAATTTACGAAAGCCGGAATGGTATCCTTTGGCTATTACTTTGCAGATGATAATTGCATTGTGTTTTACGTTGAAGACGAAGGAATAGGCATTGCTAAGGGTGAACAAATTAAAATTTTTGATCGTTTTACGCAGGCCAATGCAGAAATAATGAACCAACACGGCGGAACAGGTTTGGGTTTACCCATCTCCAAAAGTTTGGTTGAGCTATTGGGAGGTGAAATTTGGTTAGAATCGGAATTAAATAAAGGATCTAAGTTCTGCTTTTCGCTGCCCTGCAAAAAGTTATAAACAATTTACAGGCTGCCAAGGTATTCGCATCTAACCGTTTCTACATGCTGCAAGCGTGCAATCACTTTTTCCGTTTCTGATTGCCGCAAACTAATGGCAACAGAACATGCTAAACCAAATTGCTGATCGGTAATAACCAGATTCTCTTCTTTTACAATTTTCATAATATCGTTCATGGCCGCATAGGCAAAGTACACCTTATAATTATCGTTTACTGTACGTTCGATTACTATCGCGTTGTTTATGGCATCGGCAGTGGCTTCTTTATAGGCACGGATAAGACCGGGTACTCCTAATTTTGTACCACCAAAATAGCGTACCACAACAACCAATATGTTGCTTAGCTCGTTCGATCTAAGCTGACCCAGAATGGGCTTACCTGCGGTGCCCGAAGGCTCACCATCGTCGTTGGCTCTATACCGGGCTCCATCCGCTCCAAGCTGCCAGGCAAAACAATGATGACGGGCATTGTAATATTCCTCGCGCAAGTGGTGGATATGTTTTTTAATTTCTTCTTCTGAAAAAACCGGATATGCATACGACAGGAACTTACTACCCTTTTCTTTATACACTCCTTGCGAGGGTTTTTCAATCGTTTTATAGGAATCAATAATACCCGACATAGATAAAAGAGACAGTTAGATTATTAGACAACCTGCCTGCGGCAGACAGAGAGATGACCAGCTAAGAGACTTATTTGACGGTCTTAACTTTACAAAGCTACAAAAACATACGTACGATGGCTTAACATTTGCGCAAAAAAAAGGGCTGCCCCATTTTGGAACACCCCTTTTAATAAATTGGATTATACTTATTTAATTTGCATTAGTGCAAGAAGCTCATTTTTTGAACGTAAACTGATGCCGACACACTTTTCAAGCCAAAACTACTCTTGAATAGGGGCATAAATTAAATTAAAATCCCTTTGCTGCGAATCGCCACTATTAATGCGCAGTGTAAATTTCATTTTATTCTCGCTATCCAATTCCCCCCATTGCATTAAACCGGAAAGGTTATACGACTGATACGTCCTAACCATCTGACCACTATTTCCCTCTTCCGGTTTTTTGTGTTTGAGCTCTAAAACTACAGGCTCATCATCTACCTGACTTTCGGGATCGTAACAAAGCGAGAATACATGATCGCCTTCCTGCTTTTTATAGAATACATTCAGGTTAAGGTAATCACCCACCGGTACGGGAGTATACTCAAGCTCTACGTAGCCATCGCCAATGGTATCTCTGCTTACGGCGTTTAATTCTACAATATCCGAATAATCAATAAACCATATTTTACCTAACACATTCACCAGGTATCTAACTGGAGCCTCTGTACCATAATCTTTTTCAACAGTAAACATAAACAAGACTCTGTCGTCACCTTCAAATTCAAGTTCCGAATCGTCAAAAGGCGCCAATTCCACTTTCATCCCTCCGTCTAAATCAACATAATACTTCTCTCCCGTTTTGTTTAAAAAACCATATGCCGTGTAACGCATTGGAGTAGGTTCACTATCTTCGATACAGCCTACCCCCAATACCACCATAAGCAATGCCAATGCAATCTGTTTTAGTTTAAAATACTTCATTCTTGTTTTTTTTTATCTGTTATACTTTAAAAAATTCTATTTACTGCGGTATGACTGAATAAATACCAAATGGTTGCGTTAAAAATAAAAATTCGACTTATTTTTGGAATAGGAAACAAAACTCTGTAGAGTCGGTATGGACTATGGAGGGGGAGGCGTAGCCTCTCACACAGGCTTGTCGCTCATTGCTCTTCCACAGTTTTAACCCTTTGGTAAAGCCTTTATACTGAGCTGAGTGAGCTACGACAACAAGAAATTGAAGACTACTACAGAAGAGCTTAAGGCAGCACTTAAAAACCGGACAAAATTAAGCTATGTATCGGACAATGCGCCCGTGGGAAACCGTGAGATTGAAATTGAACTGAAGGAAAAAGCGTTGCGGCTCAGTGTTACCTACCACAAAGTGATTTTGCAGGTGTACTATACGTACTTTAGCAGCGAAGCCCAATATTTGCAACACGCACGCTAAAAAAAGCATATATAACTACTTTAAACGAACAGGAGTGTATACGCCAAATAAAATCGCTGTAAGAGCGCGATACGTCCAATGCCCATAGCGATTATAAAAAAAAGATTGTGGAACAACAGAGGCAGAGCCATGGCAAGCTGAACTTTATTTTGAGCAAACCAAAGAAATGTTTAAACTTGGCAGGTTAACATGCATCGAGTTTCGCATGGCTCAGCAAAACATGCTTAACGGGGCCAATAACTATAACGATGCTCGCTTTAACGCGAAGTTAGGCGGATATAATTTATTAGTCTCTTATACTAACAGTCCATTTTCAAGCTATGCAAAACAGTCGTTTTAAAATATTTCTGGTTCCGCTGGTGGTCATTTTAATCATCACCTCATCCATGTTGTTTATGCTGTTTTTTGGCCATAAAAATCTGGACGACCTCACCCCGTATATGCCATTGGGTAAAGTTACTTCCATCATTATTCAGGCATGCATCATTGTGGCGGTATTTTACTTTGTCGTTAGGTTTTTAAACAAAAAACTACCGTGGAACAAAAGATGGTTGCTCCGGCTTTTGCTCGATATAGCTTTGGTATTAGCAATGGCCTTTGCGGGAATATCCCTTTTGTTGTACATCGAAAGCAATCAGATATTCCCAATGGGAATGGGACAGGCGGAGAAGGAATTTATTTACTTTATTCCGATTCTGATGAATGCCTTATACCTTGTGATTATTGAGACGATGCTGGCCATTGATGAGCGGAACAAGCTGGTAGATAAGCTCAACAAAATGGAACAACTGCACCTAAAAACAAAGTATGGTGCTCTAAAGGCACAGCTCGACCATCACTTTTTATTTAACAACCTAAGCGTGTTGTCTTCAATTATTTATGAGGATGTGGAGAAAGCGGACAAATTTATCCAACGGTTTTCGCAGATATATCGCTATGTACTAACGATGAACAAGAAGGATTTGGTTTTACTGAGTGACGAAATCAATTTTATCAACAGCTATCTGGAGTTGTACAAATGTAGGTTTGAGGAGGGCTTTGATTACCAAATGAAAGTTGATGCAGATAAGCTTAGTATGCTCATTGCTCCGCTAACCCTTCAGGTATTGGTAGAAAACGCCATTAAACACAACGTGGTTTCGCGCTGCAGACCCCTTTGCATCAACATATTTAACTGTGAGAATACGCTTGTTGTAAAAAACAACCTTCAAAAAAGAGATGGCTCCGATATCGATTCTATGCTCACCGGACAAAACAATATCAACCAAAAATATGAATTGCTCAATTATCCCCGCCCTAATATACATGATGATGGTGAGTTTTACGCAGTACACATCAATTTAATACCCCAAAATAATGGTTAAAGTAATTATTGTAGAAGATGAAATGCCCTCGGCACGCAAGTTAAATGCGCTTATTACTAGCATTGCATCCGACTTTGAAGTTATAGGTATTCTGGAATCGGTAAAGCAGACCGTAGATTTTTTAAGTAATAATACGGTCGACCTCATCTTTTTAGATATTCACCTGGCCGACGGAAACAGTTTCTCCATTTTTGAGCAGGTAAAGGTAGAAACGCCCATCATTTTTACCACCGCCTATAACCAGTATGCCATCGATGCATTTCAACAAGTCAGTGTAGATTACCTGCTCAAACCTTTTGAGAAGGAAAGATTGGCGCAGGCTATTGCTAAATTCCGGAAAG from Saccharicrinis carchari includes these protein-coding regions:
- a CDS encoding NigD1/NigD2 family lipoprotein; the protein is MKYFKLKQIALALLMVVLGVGCIEDSEPTPMRYTAYGFLNKTGEKYYVDLDGGMKVELAPFDDSELEFEGDDRVLFMFTVEKDYGTEAPVRYLVNVLGKIWFIDYSDIVELNAVSRDTIGDGYVELEYTPVPVGDYLNLNVFYKKQEGDHVFSLCYDPESQVDDEPVVLELKHKKPEEGNSGQMVRTYQSYNLSGLMQWGELDSENKMKFTLRINSGDSQQRDFNLIYAPIQE
- a CDS encoding sensor histidine kinase, whose amino-acid sequence is MQNSRFKIFLVPLVVILIITSSMLFMLFFGHKNLDDLTPYMPLGKVTSIIIQACIIVAVFYFVVRFLNKKLPWNKRWLLRLLLDIALVLAMAFAGISLLLYIESNQIFPMGMGQAEKEFIYFIPILMNALYLVIIETMLAIDERNKLVDKLNKMEQLHLKTKYGALKAQLDHHFLFNNLSVLSSIIYEDVEKADKFIQRFSQIYRYVLTMNKKDLVLLSDEINFINSYLELYKCRFEEGFDYQMKVDADKLSMLIAPLTLQVLVENAIKHNVVSRCRPLCINIFNCENTLVVKNNLQKRDGSDIDSMLTGQNNINQKYELLNYPRPNIHDDGEFYAVHINLIPQNNG
- a CDS encoding PAS domain-containing protein; this encodes MNLSDHNYNRYLKRWKSQFTIYADLMKVSLALVAEIKPGELITLAYTSLADNTIFFNKDISHSICKTIIDRCEPQQHSNLQLSATAGTLEARAGIKFFYGVPVLNEKGKVFATLCTYSKELSYMEEEKLIHINTIKSLIEEDIFYSHKELSPTINHPADLPSNDQKLQHFLRFSPVGIFYYNKQLIISGLNDRFAEMLKVNAATIVGMDMHDIYDKRVLPAILNALLGIESEYEGEYHTTSSNTSITILLKTAPVYAGEKIVGGIGVLQDISVKTNIAKALAKSENKYRELVEKINDVIYSIDTNGIFTYVSPVAKLLTGYTPEELSGHDLAEFIHKDDNLIYNNAIKEVKLGSTIQSEIRIKGKSGSYTWIRNSMRPIYNENGAFAGIHGIAQDIEQTKLAERDLIAAKEKAEESDRLKSSFLANMSHEIRTPMNGIIGFSELLSSKTINPAEREYYTSIIVKSGHQLLDIINDVLEISKIETGQININNTDVNINYLIDVLYSFFRRKAEDKNLQLNTFKASEQSAFYITTDEGKLRQILNNLLSNAIKFTKAGMVSFGYYFADDNCIVFYVEDEGIGIAKGEQIKIFDRFTQANAEIMNQHGGTGLGLPISKSLVELLGGEIWLESELNKGSKFCFSLPCKKL
- a CDS encoding IMPACT family protein, which translates into the protein MSGIIDSYKTIEKPSQGVYKEKGSKFLSYAYPVFSEEEIKKHIHHLREEYYNARHHCFAWQLGADGARYRANDDGEPSGTAGKPILGQLRSNELSNILVVVVRYFGGTKLGVPGLIRAYKEATADAINNAIVIERTVNDNYKVYFAYAAMNDIMKIVKEENLVITDQQFGLACSVAISLRQSETEKVIARLQHVETVRCEYLGSL